The Fortiea contorta PCC 7126 genome segment ATCAGGCGAACAATCAGGTTAGAACAGGATATTGATACCAAGCTAGATACGTTTTGCAATGTAAATAAAATTACTAGAGATACTTTCCTAGAAGCTGCATTTATCGTCTGCTCAGAAAATGAGGAATTATTGCAAGAGGTACTAAACCAAGCTAGAAAACGTTATCAACAGCGTAAACAAGCTGGTGAACAACGCAAATTTCAGACATTGGCTAAGAAAATTAACGTTAACGATTAAGTTAACCCTAATCTATCTGTGAGAGGCTAATCGCTTCTCTATCTCCTACTAGTATTGTGTAATACTTAGTAGTCGTTCTGAGAAATTCCATGTATTACGTGGATGATTGGCATGATTTTGTCTCGTAATACATGGTGTGGCATAAATTTTAATTATTTTGCAACGTAGCTGTCAGCGATTATAGAGATTTACGCCATAGCTTTCGCCATTTGACGGCAAGAATCCGCACAGCGACGGCAAGATTCGGCACAGCGTTTACAGTGGTCGCTATCGTGTTTCTCGCACTCACTGGCACAGTGATCGCAAGCTTCAGCACAGACTCCGCATATCTGAGCATGGAGAGGCGAATTGCGAGACATAAAACGAGCGCACAGAGCGCAAGTATCAGCACAGTCTCGGCACAGCTTAATGCATTGAGCCATCATCTGTACCATGTTGCCACTTAAACAGGCATCGGCACAGTTTTCGCAATCGCGCAGGCAATCAAAGCAAGCCTCTATGCAAGTTTCAAGCAAGGATTGATGAGATTGGGCTGTCGTCATAATTATACCTCCGATTTCAAGTCGTCAATTTCACATGAGGCAGTATTTATGCCTTCTTCATGCTTACATTAAAAAACTATCAATATACTTGCGTCTACCTAATGGCATGAATAATATTTATTACTAATTACATAGACTAATTTCATGCTGATTTCATTTGGGTATGCGTGATTGTTTTTTAATTAAAACTCTAAGAATTTCATATTAATTTCATCAATATGTGAAAAGGTAAAAATATAAATAAATAAAAACAGAGTTAATAATTTATGAGCTTTGATTATGACCTTTTTGTAATTGGTGCAGGGCCTGGAGGTGTTGCTGCCGCTAGACAATCTGCTGCTCATGGCGCTCGTGTGTTAATTTCCGAACGCGACCAAGTAGGCGGTACTTGCGTAATGCATGGCTGTATTCCAGAAAAACTTATGGCATATGCTGCTAGTTTTTCCCACGTTTTTGAAGATGCCGACGAATATGGTTGGGATAAAGTAAGTGACCGCATTGACTGGCATAAATTTATGGCAGCTAAAGACCGAGCAATCAAACATCTGAGCAAATTGCATATTCAGCATCTTGAAGAAGCAGGGGTAGACCTAATTTGGGGACAAACAAAGTTTT includes the following:
- a CDS encoding four-helix bundle copper-binding protein, which produces MTTAQSHQSLLETCIEACFDCLRDCENCADACLSGNMVQMMAQCIKLCRDCADTCALCARFMSRNSPLHAQICGVCAEACDHCASECEKHDSDHCKRCAESCRRCADSCRQMAKAMA